Sequence from the Montipora foliosa isolate CH-2021 chromosome 12, ASM3666993v2, whole genome shotgun sequence genome:
GATTCTGGACAAAAAAATCAACGCCATTGCAGGGTCGGTTCCAGAATCTACAGAAAAACTCCATGGCCTTCTTATTGTAGTGGTATTGAACTGAAAAATCCTCAGTAGGATGCCTCGAGAGCCATTCTAAAATCATAAAGCAAGAGGCTGAAATTTGCTAATCATCCACGTCAATAATGGGACTTATGTAATCCTCTCGGTTTAAATCAGAGCGCGGAAATAGATGCTATACGAAGAGCATAGCTCAAAAATCTCCATGGCAATGAAATGTAAATCATCCCTCGTACTCCCCACTTGCATGATTTTACAAGCATTCTGACTACCAGAAAATCATTTTAAGTGAGGCTTTCAAGGAGACGCAAAAATGATTGCAATGCGAAAATGATAGCAGGTAGCTCTCGCCAGTACCCAGCGGGCTTACGACCACAGTCTGTTGGGGCTAGCAACGCGGAATAAACCAAATAGTTGGACATCTTAGACGAACAGCCCACTTCTACCCTAGAGTTTAGACGCGCTTTTCATTGTCTTTTCAAAAACCCTGAGTGCACTAAgacttacaataattattttaagattTAGTTTTCTGGTACGCCACTGTACTGTAAATACCtaaaaagtataaaatgaaatatAAATTCTACAaagaataaaatataaaattatttacaattaaaataattcTTCAAGATTTATGGATTTCACCCTTTTTTAAACTCTGTACGCCTTAATGTTCCTCATCGCATCCGGAAAAAAGGAGTTCCATAGCTTCGCTGCACAACGTCTCTAGGTCTTTAATCCACCAttctttattttcgaattccccataatacactgtttgccccccaaattttgcatgagctattgttttcaaatgcccTTGTTTTCCTATTAACATTTATTTACAACTGCCCTAACCGCGGGTCCTAAGAGCAGCCATCAACTTCAATGTTTCGTATAAACGACCGTCTTCAGTATAATCAAAGTTCCAAAAACTTTCCACTGTCAACCGATTCAGCTTGCTTTGATGACAAGTAATAATCATTACTCTGTAAGCACAATAACATTAAACTCCACGTGAGATAATACAACGGAAACAGATCCTTTAACTGATCCCACATGGATATATTCCACCCATTTGATAACGCACTAGATAGAAGCCTCATCCCATGCCGCTGACCCACGCATTGTATATTCCTCCTACTGTTCCAAGTACAATTGGGGCTGTGCGACTCCAGCAGGGTAGTTCGTTGAGCTTGAAGGTGCCGGGTAGTACACATTTGGAGTTCACATCGTGTCGTACGTAAATAGCACGGGGGCTCTGTTCTGTCTTGTTGGTCTTCCATCCCCAGGGTACTAAGTCATTTCCTCTTCAGAGGGTGGCTCATTCTTTGGTTCTGTTTCCTAACATTCCTGGGTTTCACTCGAACTACTTGCAAGTGATTTTAGGGTGCATCCAGGATCTGATCCATGTCCTGCGTCCGTGTCGTTTGTGTTAGTGTCAGGTGCCACTGGGGTAAGAGTCAGCATCTCTTCCGACTGCCCATCAGAACTGTCTTCTGAAATGAACCCAAAGTCGATAAGGCGGGTGATCGGGCAATCCGTGACTTCGGTCAGGGTTTCTTGGTTGTCGCGCTCTTCCTCTCAAAAGGAAAGTCATTGCAAGCCAGAAGAAGATTTCGATGAACCACTCGAGGCGACCCTTCTCCCGATTCCGGCTCCATTTCGTAGTCTGGCTTCCTTCTCCTTTACCCTTCACTATTCAATACTAGTACTGTACTCTTCCAATAGGACCGTAGCTTGCCAGAACCCCTCTCTATCGTAGATTTCGTACTAAGACCATATTGACTTGCTGAAGAACTGGACTGTTACCCTTGTGATAATATTGCTTCTTTCCCTTGACACCAGAAGACAGAGATCTACTTGCAGCCAACTTGTATGCTTCCGTCATTGCTTTTTGCCACTCCTTGACGTATGCTTGGTACTTTGAAAAAGCAGTATGCTTGATACCAAAGATTATATCAATTGATTATCTTGGTGAGCAAGCGAACAATAGGAAATATGAAGAAAACCCTGTTGCCTCATGGGGAGTGCAATTGTACGCATGAATGACTTTATCAAGACTATTCTTCCAATTAGCTTTCTTTTGTTCCTTCAAAGTTCACAACATGGATAAAAAGGTTCTGTTAAGGTGATTTCCTTGTTTTCcaccgcgcatctcatactgcgcataacattgcaaCTCGGAGATGGCCGCATTTCACCTTGGCCAATAAATGGTTTAAGCAAGGCAAGGAATTAAACTGACACAAAATAATTGCTTCTCCCCTAAATGCTTGTACTAGTGAAACGTTTTCAGATACTGGGAGGGCAGTTAGGGACCGACTTCAACTTTTTCTCATTAGAAactttaaaaggaaaatgactAAAGAGATAAAGGCATCTGGTATTGAAGTAGATCGTCCATCAGACATTGCAGTAGAAGAAATAGCTGAAAAGTATAAAGCATCTGAAGAGGATGCAAAAAGTCAACTTGaggcaaaaaaggaaaaaagtctgaaaatgaaaggaaacaaGCTGAAGAGGTTAGAAACAAGGCActtgagaaagaaagaaagaaagaaagaaagaaagaaagaaagaaagaaaggaggaGAGGGAGATAAGCCTAAGGCACATAGGCCAAGAAGAGAAGGAACGGGCACCATTGCCTACCTCAAGGAAAAAGCGGCACAGGTTGAGACGTTGCACCAGGAAGACTTCAAGATCAAGAGGGATACTCAAGCATCTCATGAAAATCAGCGCAATGAATTAATGCAGCAATTCCTGAATCAGCAGCAAAACCAACAGGCTATGGTCAGTTCATTtcaacagcaacaacagcaacagatTCAACTAATAAGCTAGCTAAATGCAAGCAGGAATGATGCAGCAACAGAGCCAAGCTCCTCTTCCTGTACTAAAGGAGCTAGCTAAAACCAAATAGTGTTTTTAACTTTGAATCCAAAAAAGTTGTAAGATTAAAgtttaaaacgaaaaaaagttACATTGGGGTAATTTCTTTCATACTGTCGCAATGATTCCTTAACACTATTCCACACCGGGTAACTCTTcaacacatttttttctcatcgcAAGTCTCCACAAGCTCGTTcgcccttttttcttttttactttcCCCGCGTTTTCACTCCACCGGTCTCAACCAGTTTTTTGTGACATCAGTCCGTCTCGTCAGGCAATTGTCACGTTGCGTCCTATTTCCGTTCCGACAATACTTCCAGCTTCATTTGGGAGTTTCTATTCTGCCAATAAAATTAGGCACAACTGGTTTGGTCCATTGATGTATCTTACAAAACATAAAATACTCCTTTTGGAGATAATGGTTGATGAAACATCACAATATAACAATTGTTTTGCATATTTTTgtcaaagttgttttttttttttttctgggccTGCCAACAGTTATAGTTTATGCCGTTTGCGTTTATGTGAACATGACATTTATTCAGTCAGTTAACAAGCATGAAAGAACCTTTCTCGATATGGCTTTCAGATCGTGGAGTATACAACATCCCTGGCCctattttgaaaagtgtttcTGTGTCCTAAGAAACGTAATTTCTTAGGTCCTCTTACGGCTGGGGGATCCAAATTAAACAACATAGATGTGATGTTTCCATATAAACATGTCAGGGCATTCCTTAGTAGGATGCACGCAACATACATCTTCCCAACACTTAAAATTCCAATCTTTAGACCCTTTTTAAAGTCAATGAACTTGACGTCATTGTAAATAACAGCAAACAGCCACTCTACTGAGACTTTGATTGTACT
This genomic interval carries:
- the LOC137980967 gene encoding putative uncharacterized protein DDB_G0271982: MTKEIKASGIEVDRPSDIAVEEIAEKYKASEEDAKSQLEAKKEKSLKMKGNKLKRLETRHLRKKERKKERKKERKKGGEGDKPKAHRPRREGTGTIAYLKEKAAQVETLHQEDFKIKRDTQASHENQRNELMQQFLNQQQNQQAMVSSFQQQQQQQIQLIS